One Arthrobacter sp. StoSoilB20 DNA segment encodes these proteins:
- a CDS encoding Rv2578c family radical SAM protein, with translation MRWDAQALSPTRGPASDDGGTSAPGPAPAMDALLPLAGLVRSISTPEFSGVTFHEVTAKSVLNKVPSGSAMPFEWTVNPYRGCSHACVYCFARKSHTYLEFDAGRDFDSEVVVKVNAAEVLRRELAKPSWGRHQVALGTNTDPYQRAEGRYALMPGIIRALADSGTPFSILTKGTLLARDIPLLKHAATMVPVDLGISLAMTNEDLAELVEPGTPSPRARLKLISRLRDAGLGCGVMAMPILPWLTDSDEALDSLFSELAKAGATGVTAGALYLKPGTREWYMKWLAGQHPELVGKYRRLYGQGSYVSKEYSTWLTGRITHFKAKYGYTRTSGFSHRNARPQAAENRPGNVSLPGQQPLF, from the coding sequence ATGAGATGGGACGCACAAGCACTGTCACCTACCCGTGGACCGGCGTCCGACGACGGCGGCACTTCAGCTCCAGGCCCTGCCCCGGCCATGGATGCGCTACTGCCGCTGGCCGGGCTGGTGCGTTCCATCTCGACACCCGAATTCTCCGGAGTCACCTTTCATGAGGTCACCGCAAAGTCAGTGCTCAACAAGGTGCCTTCGGGTTCGGCCATGCCGTTTGAGTGGACCGTGAACCCTTACCGTGGCTGCAGCCACGCGTGTGTCTACTGCTTCGCCCGCAAGAGCCATACGTATTTGGAGTTCGACGCCGGCCGGGACTTTGATTCCGAGGTGGTAGTAAAGGTCAATGCCGCAGAAGTATTGCGGAGGGAACTCGCCAAGCCGTCGTGGGGACGGCATCAAGTTGCTTTGGGAACCAACACGGATCCCTACCAGCGGGCCGAAGGTCGCTACGCCCTGATGCCCGGGATCATCCGTGCGCTTGCGGACTCGGGCACACCGTTTTCCATCCTGACCAAGGGCACCCTGCTGGCAAGGGACATCCCCCTGCTCAAGCACGCTGCCACCATGGTCCCTGTGGACCTGGGCATTTCGCTCGCGATGACCAATGAGGATCTCGCCGAACTGGTCGAACCCGGCACGCCCTCACCCCGGGCACGGCTCAAGCTCATCTCACGGCTCCGGGATGCCGGATTGGGATGCGGCGTCATGGCGATGCCCATCCTGCCTTGGCTGACCGACTCTGACGAAGCCCTTGATTCCTTGTTCAGCGAACTCGCCAAGGCCGGCGCCACCGGAGTCACCGCAGGCGCCCTTTACCTGAAGCCGGGAACGCGGGAGTGGTACATGAAGTGGCTGGCCGGCCAGCACCCCGAACTGGTCGGAAAGTACCGCCGCCTCTACGGACAGGGCTCTTACGTCTCCAAGGAATACAGCACTTGGTTGACCGGCCGGATCACCCACTTCAAAGCAAAGTACGGCTACACCAGGACCTCCGGGTTCAGTCATCGCAATGCCCGTCCGCAAGCTGCCGAAAACCGTCCAGGCAATGTTTCCCTCCCCGGGCAGCAGCCACTGTTCTAA